The DNA segment TGCTGAAGCGTTTGAAGAAGCGGGTAGTTACTACGACAAACCGACCGTCAAACGTCTTTATGAAAACGTCATGTCGGTCGGCGACACCATCGATCCGGCGGCTGGATTCCAAGCTTTCCGAGGCCGAGATGTCGACACCGCAGCCCTCCTACGCAAACGCGGTTTTCCCGTCGAGTAGGAAGGGCAAAATCGCAGTTCAGGCGTCGAAGTCGATGTGCTGTCCGGTGAAATCATCGTTCACACTTCGATGGGCATGGTCCGGTTCAGAGTCCTCTGAATCTTCGGCGCCGTCGTGATCTGCCTGATACAACTGCCGCCCATCGGCATCCCCGTCACTGGCGGGTGCATCTTTTTCGATTTCCGAAATATCCTGAGCAACCCCGCCGGGATTCTCCGCCTTTTGCTGAGCCGCAGCCGCGGCACTAGCCGTCGCATCGTTCTGGCCCGATTTTGCAGCCGCGCGTTGGGTCCCTGCAACCGCAGACACGGAGACAGGTGGAATCGGTTGAATATTCATACTTTATCGCAACCTTGGGAAAGGAAGGCGTGCTGAATCATCCCCCTCATCACGTCCCATGACGGGGAACAAACGTTCAAGCGTCTCGCTGACCCCGTCTAATGCTCTTCGTTCGATAGAAGGCGAATCGATAGGACCTTTGACATAAATCGTCCACAACGTGTAACGCTGGTTCCCTAGCGGCCGAACCAGTCGGCCCCAACCCGTTTGGGGACTGACACGGGTATTGAACGTCAAATCTAAGTCCTTCAGCCGACTGACCGTTCCAGTTCCATGCAAGGCAACCAAGTCCCCCCACAAGCGTAGCTGACTAAATGCCAATTGGTCGCCAGAAATCGAAAATTGGGCCGTCCCATTGGTGAACGCAACATCCTCATCAGGCGTGACCCTTAACTGAGTCAACAACTGGACGATCTGTGGAATTTGATACAGATTGGCTCCCTCAAGTCTAGCTTCTCCGTTGCCTTTCAGCAGGTGCATTGCCCCCAAGGCGCCTTCGACACGGACTTCACCACTCAATTTGCCGGTCATGTCCGTCGGGGCTTCTTGGAAATCAGACAACATTCCCGGGACGTCCGCATCGGCGACCGAGACAAACAGATCGTATTGGCTGGTCGCCAACCCCATCCGTCCAGCCAACGTGAATTGGCCTCCAAATATCTTTCCCGCGACCGGCTGAAAATCGCTTTCAGGCTCCAAAGCGGCGTTCCTTGCTCCCAGATAAAGCTGGTCCCCACGAATCGAAATCGGCCCATGGATCCCGGTCAACTGTATTTCCTGGAAGTGCAGGGAATCGATCTGCAAAACGCCGTCGGCCCGAACACCGCTCTCGTTCTGCAATCCAGCCAAAGTCATTTCGCCGCGAATGTCTCGAACCGGCCCCACGTCGCCGATGTGGTTTCCTTCTAACTGAAGGCTTAGATCAAATTCAGATTCGGGCGTCAGATGGGTTTCGTCAGGCAACAATAATTTGGTGCTGCCACTGATTCCGACAGGCCCCCTCAGTTGCAACTTCTGAAACGCCCCTTGCACCTCCGTAGGAAGGGACGAAATCAATTCGGGATCGACCGTCAAGCGACTGCCACTTAACACATTAAGCGCCAACTGCCAGCGTCCATCGGTTGTTTCAATGCACGTCCCATTGGCGGTCAACCGCGAACCATCGTGCCGCCCATCCAATTGTTCGATCCGGACTTTGTGGTCTTCATAGGTCACTTCGCCCCCGACAATATCCAGTCGGTAGGGAAGCGAAACGGGACGCAAACTAACCGTGTTATGGGAAACCCCCGCTTGGGAATCAAGCGAAGCCCACACCCTTAACGCAGGCTCGGTCATCGCCGGATGATTGATCACTGAAACATTTAATTGTTCGACAACACCGGTGGGTGCAAGCGCATCCCATGTGTGTCGCATTTCCGGCGACAAGGCAGTCCGGAGCGTCCGGTCCAGCGGAACTTCTTCACCCACAAAATCAAGCTGCAGATCGCCCCCTTCATCCGATTTACTGTACCGCCCATTGCATCGAATCGCCGCGGCATCCCCATTCTTAGCGACAAAATTCACCAATCGAGTATCGCCATCTTTGACCAGGATCTGCCCATCGACCCCGTACAGCGGATATGGAAAACCTGCATACCTCAGCTGAGCATCGTCCACCCGCAGATCAAACGCCTGGGTTTTATTCCCTGCAGCATCGATCGCTATTTCCGCTCGAGCAACCTGGATTCCACCGACCGGCGAAAGGGAGCGGATAAACGTTTCTAGATCCGAGCGGAGTTGATTCCTAGGCGTCAACGCGTTTAGCAGCGATTCATCAATCGCAATCGTCCCGTCCACTTTTGCTCGAAACCACTGCGGATGCCCACTCCCCGGCGGAGCCAAACGCAATTCGCAACGCATCGGTTGACCGTCAACGGTTCCAAATAATTCTCGAGACGCAAGCAGGCCGTTATCGAACTGAACCGTCCCGTTCAGATCGTGAACAGGGTAGGGGAATCGATCAAAGCGGACCGAGACCCCTTTGCTATTAAGACTTCCCTTGTTCGACCAGATGCCTTCATGACACGTCAACTGGGCGGTCATATCGATTCGCCCGCTTGGCTGCAGACGTTCCCATCGTTGCCGCATTTCCGCAGGCAACACATTGGCCAGTCGCTGATCCAGCATCAGATCGTTGGCGGTCAGGTCGAAGTGAAGGTCACACGGCCAACCGATACGATCGACAGTCCCTTCCAGCCGGCAAAGTGCACCATTGAAACGGCCTTGCAGCTGTTCGATGACCGCTCCGGAATCCTTAACAACCAGTTTTCCTTGCAGTTCCCGAACGCTCAGGGGAAGTGTCGGATGTTCGAAACGCCCTTGCTTGACTTCGGCTTGCACGCCCCAGGTGAGTGCTTGCCCGCTGCCGCCGTTTGCTCGAAAGGCAAGATCGCCGGTGCAATCAATCCCATTCACTGGAGTCGTCAATTTGGCAAACCGTGCTGGCAACCGCTGCAACTGGCGATGATCCAGCCTAAAATTGCTAGCCGTCCCGCTTATCGTCCAGCCCGTTGCATCACCATCGAGGGCGATTGTCATCCCATCGCATACACTGCTTGTCGCACTCGCTCGAATCTGAAATCGTTCGTTCCCGGATTCGGCAGCAACAGCCTTGGTAATACGGGCATCGATATTTTGCCATTCCAGCCCACTATTCAGCTGCTGCAAATCTTTCACTAACCGCACGCGTCCATCACGGACCAACACCAACGGGCAACCGGGGCCGAATTGTGGGAATGGAAAGAGGCGTTCTACGGAGACTCGTTTGCCACCCTCCGCCCAAAGATTTAGTTCGACTCCGCTAACAAGCATTCTTTGGGGAGCGACCGGAAGCTCTCCAGCACGAATCTTATCCCATGCGATATCGGCTTCCGCGACGATCCGCGCGACTTTCAGCAGCGGGACCAATTGCCCATCGACCTGTGGCACCGAAATGACCAGATCTTCGAAGACCACACCCTCCGATGGCACAAATCGGCCACTCCCGATTCGAACGTCAAGTCCTTGATAATGTTCTGCCAGCTTTGCTTCCAGCGAGCGTCTGGATTGCTCGCCTAGCGTTTCCGGCAACATCACCCAAACAATCAGAAGCAGCAAAGCCACCACGCCAACGAACCAACGGCCTCCTCTCCGCTTGCGCAGCGGCGAACGTTCAGCACGTTTCTCCTGATTGGTCGTGGGCTCGGCTTCCATGCCGCGTCACAATCTCGTGTTTAGAAGCGTTCTTCGCGAACCAGTCGGTTCATCAATCGCACGTCTCCATTGCCCATGCGACTGAAAGCGGAATTCATCCTGCAGAACTCCGGTTGGAGAGTACTAGAATGCCTAAGAACCGATCCAGCCCAGATAGTCCCAAAAACGGTACAGCCAGGGATGTTGCCAAGGATTTTCCAGGACCGACACCGCCGAAAAACAGCTCAGCCCTAACAAAATCCCGGCCAAGCTCCGTTTCCAATGACTCTTTGCTAGCGAATCCGCCATCGGAATCATCAACCAGATCCACAGCGGAGCGAACCACATCATCCAGCGAAGCGAGGCACTGACACCACCATAATTGCGGTCGATCAGCGGGCGCATCGTATAAAACGCCACACAGACCAATGACGCCACGGCGATCGCGACGGCACATAATTTGGCAAAACGCATCTCGGTGTCCGTCATCCCTCGCGAGGCGCCTGCGGTCTTATCTTCCTCCAGGCGGCCCAACGAATTTGGCCGCATCCAGAGGAACAATCCTCCGATCGACAGCAACCAGATGGGGGTCAACGAGAACAGCCCATGGTGGCCAAAGGTCATATTGAACAGGTAGGTGCCCCGCGAGGCCTCTCCTTTGTCGATCCCCGAGCGTCGATCTCCGGTCCAGTAACTGCGTTCGTATTCGTACCAATCATCCCACTGGCGAATCTGCCACTGATCGCCCACCGTCAGCACGGCATAACGTTGGTTTCCCGATTCGGTAACCGCCATCCAACGGTCTTCATCTTCGGAATTGAGGATTCCCATCCGTTCCACAATCGTTTCGTCAGCGGCGACCAAAGCGTCGCGAATCCGAATCGCATCAGGAAAATCACGATCCTCTTCCTGCTTGAGAATCTCTGCGATCAAAGGCCCATTGCCACGGTGCGCGTAGGCGGGTCGTAAACTACGGTGTGCCAGCCAATTGGTTCCGAAAAAGGCGACCGCGACCAAGACGATCCCGGGGACAAATCCCAAACAGGCACGACTTGGCGAGCGAATCAGTGCCAATAATCCAAACAACGCCAGCATCGATGCGGCGGGCAATTCATTGGCGGCCATAAACGCGGCGGCCATTCCGGCGAGGAACATCCAACCGAAGCGAGAACTACGTTGCGGGTCGGCCAGAACCCAAAGCGCAAAGGCGGCCCCCGCCGCTGCAGGCAAGTGATTGTTCAGGGAAACGCTAAAAGGCAATAGCATGGTTCCAAAGCAAGCCCCCGCAGCGGTGAAAACACGTCCCCACACCGTTCGCCCATGCACCCGAATCAACGACAGAACCGGGAGCAAAAAGAGAGCGAGCAGGCTGAGGTTGGTCCCCGCCAGAACCAATCGGCCGACATAAAAAGGATGCTCCGTCAAAGCCATTCCGGTGGCGAAGTAAATGACACCGTACAACCCTGCGATCATCGTTGGAAACAGAGGCGGCTTGCTACTGTAGTCATGGTATAGCCCATCGGTTCCCTGATGCCGAACGCGATCGATCGTCTGCCAAGTCCGCACATCGCGTTTAATTTTCGGATCGGTGGCAGTGATTTGAATCTGGCGATCGATCCGGTAGGTCCCATCCTCGACCAAGGCAGCAACCGTGCACCAGCGGCTACGATCGTTTGCACTAAGAAATGGGACGAGGCCATCTTTGCTAGAAACAACAGCGATCCGTCCCGCAACCATTGCCAATGTGACGATAAACAGCAGCCAGAGCACACGTCGTACAATCTTTTCGTTCGATTGCACATCAGAAAGTTCATTCACGATGACTTGGACTCCGCGTCGCCCGTGATCCGAGCGATGGAATAAGGAGGAATGTTCGGACGCATCATAGCGGTCATTAACTCCGCCAATAAACCAGCCACCAGCAGCTGAGCCCCCAGCAGAATAGCCAAAATGCAATAATAGAAAATCGCCCTTTCATGCAAATTGATATCATCGATTGCCGAGGACAAGCGGGAAACGCACCACATCACCGTCAAAATGGTCAATCCGATCCCCCCGAACGAAAAGCAAAGCAAACCGGCCGATCCAATCAGATGCAGCGGTCGCTGAGCGAACCGAGTGAGGAAATAGATTGTCAGTAAATCGAGAAATCCTTTGACAATCCGGCCGACGCCATATTTTGATTTTCCATGTTCACGCGGGTGGTGCAGGACTTCGATTTCCGTCACCTTCCAGCCACGTGCATCGGCGAGGACAGGAACGAACCGGTGCATTTCTCCGTACAGTTTGACCTGATCGAAGATCTGCCTTCGATAAGCCTTGAAACCGCAGTTGTGGTCATGAATACGGACGCCCGTCAGGCGTCCGACCAGCCAATTGAAGACCCGCGAGGGGCCGACTTTGTGCCAGGGATCGTGACGGACCTTTTTCCAGCCACTGACGACATCGAATCCGGCATCGATCGCCTCAAGGAAACGCGGAATTTCTTTCGGATCATCCTGCAAGTCGGCGTCCATCGTCACCACCACGTCCCCGCGGGCGGCTTCAAAACCGGCCGCCAACGCGGCCGCTTTGCCAAAATTCCGCCGAAACCGAATCCCCCGCACCTCCGAAAACTCACCTGCTAATTCCTCGATGATCGGCCACGACCGATCCTGAGAACCATCGTCGATCAGCAAGACGTCTCCACGACGTCCGATCTGGTGCAGCACATCCAGCACCTGCGTCACTAAAGTTCGAATCGTTTCCTGTTCATCCATTAGTGGAATGACCACGGAAACCAACGGATCCGATGGACCGGGATCTGAATCACTAAGGCGGGAAATTGGGTGAGCGTCGATAAGAACCATCCAGTCAGGTGTGGGAGTCAGAGGGGATTGGAGGGAGAGAACCGTATCTGGGTGTGGTGTTAGTTTACGGACGTTGTAGGATAAGTAGTGTACTGAAAGCGACAATCACTCGCCAACTTGCACCCCAACGTCAACAACCCAACCATGGCCTCTCTATCCAGCCAAGATTCCGACCCGCCCCCCGTCTATACCGCGACGGATTTAGTAGCAACGAGCATTCTGGTCGTGGATGACGCATTTATCCTGCGTGACCGCTTGGCCATGGCATTTCAACAGCGCGGCTTTCGAGTCGAAACGGCTGAGGGTTACGATCAAGCGATCGCGGTTTTTTCAGCTCGCCCAACCGATCTTGCGGTATTAGACCTTCGGATGCCGGGGCGAAGCGGGTTGGATTTGCTGCAGAAACTGAAACAGCTTCGCCCGGAAATCCGCGTCTTAATCCTTTCCGGATTCGGCAGCATCGCAACGGGAATCGATGCCGTCCGATTAGGAGCGACCAATTTCATCAGCAAACCGGCGGATGCCGATGACATTTTGGCGAAATTTCTACAGGGGGACCAACCGGGGCCACTCCCTCGCCCCGACGCCGAATTCCCAGCTCCCTCACTGGCAAGAAGTGAGTGGGAACACATCCATCGCGTCCTAGCGGACTGCGGCAACAATATCTCCGAAGCGGCCCGCCGTCTGGGCATCCATCGCCGCTCGCTGCAACGCAAACTGCGAAAACGAGCTCCAGAAGATCCCGGCCAACCCACCTAGCCGGAATAGAAAATCAAGAAGTCACGATGGCGACGCTCGCCAGAGCCTGGACCGACCAGCAATTTTTCAAATGGGCGAGTGGAAAAGAAACATTCCGGCACAGCGAGCCGGGAGTGTCGCAGAGCGCGGACAAGCCCCCATCTTCCTAGCGGAACGGCGCAAGCCGTCCGGCCCGTCGCCTGGGCATCCAACCTAAACAGCGCCAACCGTCCCGCATTTTTTTTCGCGGGCGAGTAGAAAACTTTCCGGCATCCGGGGGGCCAGGAGTGTCGCACGGGCCGGACGGCTCGCGCCGTTCCGCTAAGAATGGTTGGCGTCCCGCATTTTTTTCGCGGGCGAGCAGAAAACTTTCCGGCATCCGGGGCCAAGAGAGTCGCACGGGCCGGACGGCTCGCGCCGTTCCGCTAAGAATGGTTGGCGTCCCGCATTTTTTTTCGCGGGCGAGCAGAAAACTTTCCGGCATCCGGGGCCAAGAGTATCGCACGGGCCGGACGGCTCGCGCCGTTCCGCTAAGAATGGTTGGCGTCCCGCATTTTTTTTTCGCGGGCGAGTAGAAAACTTTCCGGCATCCGGGGCAAGAGTGTCGCACGGGCCGGACGGCTCGCGCCGTTCCGCTAAGAATGGTTGGCGTCCCGCATTTTTTTTCGCGGGCGAGCAGAAAACTTTCCGGCATCCGGGGCCAAGAGAGTCGCACGGGCCGGACGGCTCGCGCCGTTCCGCTAAGAATGGTTGGCGTCCCGCATTTTTTTTCGCGGGCGAGTGGAAAACTTTCCGGCATCCGGGGCAGGAGTGTCGCACGGGCCGGACGGCTCGCGCCGTTCCGCTAAGAGTGGATGACCAGCCCCCCATTTCCCTAGCAGAGCGGCGCAAATCGTTCCGCCTAAATTCCGTGCTTCACCAACAGAGTGGGTATAGCGCAGGACGTCCCGCAACGAACGAGAGAGATTCACTCCTCGCGTTTCCGGTAACTACTTCGCTTTTAGTTCGGCCGCTTCGGCTTGCAATTTTGCGATTTCGTCTTCTAGTTCTTTGATTTCGTCCAAATCATCTGCCTGCTCTTTCGCTCCAGCAAGTCGCGGCCGCAGAGCTTGCAATTTTTTATTGATAACATCAAACCTTTTTTTTGCTTTTTTATCCATTTCGCATCAAATCTTTGTTGGAAGCAGAGGGGGGTAACCAAGGTGAATTTCGGCACCTTCTGGAAGTTCTCATAGCGTACGACAATCCCCTTAAGCTGTCGCCTTCGCTATCGGTCATTCAATCGTTTTATCCGTTACATCCCTACTGGCTGGTCACTACCCTCCCAAAAGAGAGGTGAAATAATTGGCCAAACCCCTATAGTTGGAATCAGTCTAGCCTAGCAGCGAAGGATCGTTGAATTACGATATTTAATATATCCATCGATTGGCTCCTGTGTCCTACGGCCCCAGTGATTGCCAACAAAACCGTCCCCAATCTTTGCCGGAGCCTTGCGTGACCACACCCGCAGACAAATGGGCCGACCTAACGCCTGCAGATTTGGTACGCACCGTCCGAAGCCGCCTGCCATCGGTTTTGCTGACCGCTTTTGTCGTGACCTGCTTGGTCGCGCTCGCTTTGTTGGCAATGCCCAACCGGTATAGCAGCGAGGGAATGCTGTTTGTGCGATTGGGTCGTGGTTCGGTATCCCTGGACCCCACGTCGACCACAACCGCGACCGTATCCCTTCAAGAAAGCCGACGTGCTGAAGTGGCAAGCGTCCGCGAGATGCTGGACAGTCGAATCATCGCCGAACGTGTTGTCGACGCGATTGGCCCCGACGAATTCTTGAAACCGCGAACACGCATCTCAAAGTCGATCAAAAACCTGCTGACGTTTCTTCCCTCGCGCGAACTTTCAAGCTATGGCGAAATGAGTGGCGAAGCATACGAAAAGGCGATTGAGCGGGAAGAAGCGATTGCAAAACTTCAAAGCCAAACGTCGGTTTCGATCCCTGACAATTCATATAACGTTGTCATCCGAGTGGAATTGGACGATCCGTTTTTGGCCCGTGACGCCGTCGAACATGCTTTGGACATCTATCACCAAGATCACATCCAAGCTCACAGCGTCAGCGGCTCCCTCGATTTTTTTGAACAACAGTGCGCCGAATCGTTGCAGGCTTCCCTCGCCGCCCAGCGAAACTTGCGCGATGCGAAGAACCGTATGCAAATCCTCTCCTCGGACTCGCAGGAACGAACGCTGCAGGAACGGATTGCAAAACTAGAACTTGCCTACGATGAAACGACTGCCGAACTGAGTCGCGTCACGGCTGAAAAAAATGGCTTGATTGCCCAACGCGATCTATTGGAAGAGTGGATTCCGACAGAAAAAACCAGTGGTGTCGCAAACCAAGCAGGCGACGGTATGCGTGAAGCTTTATACGACCTTGAAATCCAAGAACGAGAAGCCCTATCGCGTCTGAACCCTAGCCATCCCAAATACAAAGCAATGCAGAAACAGGTTGTGAAATCAGCCGAAATTGTCCAAGGCCAAAAAGAAGACCGCCCCTTAACGGTCGAATCCTTGAATCCAATTCGTCTGACACTCGCCTCCAGCGTGATGTCCAATGAAGGGGTCATCGCCGGCCTAAAAGCAAAATTGGTATCGATCGAAAACAATTTAGAAACATCACAGGAAGCGCTTGCGAAACTAAACAACGACGCGGTCGAACTAAGCGAATTGACTTGGATCGCTAACATTGCCGAAGCCAATCACCTGAAACATTCGACCAGCCTAGAAGAGGCCCGCATGTTGGCGGCTTTGGATCAAAACGGAATGAGCGACCTATCGGTTGTTCAACCCGCTTCCTTGATGCTGAAAAAGACCGGCCCACAACGCTCCATGTTACTGCTGATC comes from the Roseimaritima multifibrata genome and includes:
- a CDS encoding AsmA-like C-terminal region-containing protein, whose protein sequence is MEAEPTTNQEKRAERSPLRKRRGGRWFVGVVALLLLIVWVMLPETLGEQSRRSLEAKLAEHYQGLDVRIGSGRFVPSEGVVFEDLVISVPQVDGQLVPLLKVARIVAEADIAWDKIRAGELPVAPQRMLVSGVELNLWAEGGKRVSVERLFPFPQFGPGCPLVLVRDGRVRLVKDLQQLNSGLEWQNIDARITKAVAAESGNERFQIRASATSSVCDGMTIALDGDATGWTISGTASNFRLDHRQLQRLPARFAKLTTPVNGIDCTGDLAFRANGGSGQALTWGVQAEVKQGRFEHPTLPLSVRELQGKLVVKDSGAVIEQLQGRFNGALCRLEGTVDRIGWPCDLHFDLTANDLMLDQRLANVLPAEMRQRWERLQPSGRIDMTAQLTCHEGIWSNKGSLNSKGVSVRFDRFPYPVHDLNGTVQFDNGLLASRELFGTVDGQPMRCELRLAPPGSGHPQWFRAKVDGTIAIDESLLNALTPRNQLRSDLETFIRSLSPVGGIQVARAEIAIDAAGNKTQAFDLRVDDAQLRYAGFPYPLYGVDGQILVKDGDTRLVNFVAKNGDAAAIRCNGRYSKSDEGGDLQLDFVGEEVPLDRTLRTALSPEMRHTWDALAPTGVVEQLNVSVINHPAMTEPALRVWASLDSQAGVSHNTVSLRPVSLPYRLDIVGGEVTYEDHKVRIEQLDGRHDGSRLTANGTCIETTDGRWQLALNVLSGSRLTVDPELISSLPTEVQGAFQKLQLRGPVGISGSTKLLLPDETHLTPESEFDLSLQLEGNHIGDVGPVRDIRGEMTLAGLQNESGVRADGVLQIDSLHFQEIQLTGIHGPISIRGDQLYLGARNAALEPESDFQPVAGKIFGGQFTLAGRMGLATSQYDLFVSVADADVPGMLSDFQEAPTDMTGKLSGEVRVEGALGAMHLLKGNGEARLEGANLYQIPQIVQLLTQLRVTPDEDVAFTNGTAQFSISGDQLAFSQLRLWGDLVALHGTGTVSRLKDLDLTFNTRVSPQTGWGRLVRPLGNQRYTLWTIYVKGPIDSPSIERRALDGVSETLERLFPVMGRDEGDDSARLPFPRLR
- a CDS encoding glycosyltransferase family 2 protein → MVLIDAHPISRLSDSDPGPSDPLVSVVIPLMDEQETIRTLVTQVLDVLHQIGRRGDVLLIDDGSQDRSWPIIEELAGEFSEVRGIRFRRNFGKAAALAAGFEAARGDVVVTMDADLQDDPKEIPRFLEAIDAGFDVVSGWKKVRHDPWHKVGPSRVFNWLVGRLTGVRIHDHNCGFKAYRRQIFDQVKLYGEMHRFVPVLADARGWKVTEIEVLHHPREHGKSKYGVGRIVKGFLDLLTIYFLTRFAQRPLHLIGSAGLLCFSFGGIGLTILTVMWCVSRLSSAIDDINLHERAIFYYCILAILLGAQLLVAGLLAELMTAMMRPNIPPYSIARITGDAESKSS
- a CDS encoding response regulator transcription factor; protein product: MASLSSQDSDPPPVYTATDLVATSILVVDDAFILRDRLAMAFQQRGFRVETAEGYDQAIAVFSARPTDLAVLDLRMPGRSGLDLLQKLKQLRPEIRVLILSGFGSIATGIDAVRLGATNFISKPADADDILAKFLQGDQPGPLPRPDAEFPAPSLARSEWEHIHRVLADCGNNISEAARRLGIHRRSLQRKLRKRAPEDPGQPT
- a CDS encoding GumC family protein; the protein is MTTPADKWADLTPADLVRTVRSRLPSVLLTAFVVTCLVALALLAMPNRYSSEGMLFVRLGRGSVSLDPTSTTTATVSLQESRRAEVASVREMLDSRIIAERVVDAIGPDEFLKPRTRISKSIKNLLTFLPSRELSSYGEMSGEAYEKAIEREEAIAKLQSQTSVSIPDNSYNVVIRVELDDPFLARDAVEHALDIYHQDHIQAHSVSGSLDFFEQQCAESLQASLAAQRNLRDAKNRMQILSSDSQERTLQERIAKLELAYDETTAELSRVTAEKNGLIAQRDLLEEWIPTEKTSGVANQAGDGMREALYDLEIQEREALSRLNPSHPKYKAMQKQVVKSAEIVQGQKEDRPLTVESLNPIRLTLASSVMSNEGVIAGLKAKLVSIENNLETSQEALAKLNNDAVELSELTWIANIAEANHLKHSTSLEEARMLAALDQNGMSDLSVVQPASLMLKKTGPQRSMLLLIGGVLGLCLGTLQALIRTPPAPPAPSLGNPKQDNQHHDPSPPETTVSAETPLDGEENATTPDELAASPLPR